The Paracoccus sp. MC1862 genome includes a window with the following:
- a CDS encoding SDR family oxidoreductase has translation MSDKDQKLAIVTGASRGLGAAIAERLGARGYHVVAVARTTGALEELDDRIRAVGGAATLAPMDVTQPAAMIQLVQAVLDRWGGCDLWAHAAIHAAPLGPAPHVDPKDMDRSISTNITATHGLSVLIEPLLRARNGTALFFDDPRGGESFFGAYGATKASQIAFARSWQAENQRIGPRVVIATPKPMPTAIRGRFFPGEDRSALTPCRTEADRILSELAI, from the coding sequence ATGAGCGACAAAGACCAGAAACTTGCCATCGTGACCGGCGCCTCGCGCGGCCTCGGCGCGGCCATTGCCGAGCGCCTGGGCGCGCGCGGCTACCATGTCGTGGCCGTTGCCCGCACCACCGGCGCGCTTGAAGAACTGGACGACCGCATCCGCGCCGTCGGCGGCGCCGCGACGCTGGCGCCGATGGACGTGACCCAGCCGGCAGCGATGATCCAGCTTGTGCAGGCGGTGCTGGACCGCTGGGGCGGCTGCGACCTGTGGGCGCATGCGGCGATCCATGCGGCACCGCTTGGGCCTGCGCCTCATGTCGATCCCAAGGACATGGACCGCTCGATCTCGACCAACATCACCGCGACGCACGGGCTGTCGGTCCTGATCGAGCCGCTGCTGCGCGCCCGCAACGGCACCGCGCTGTTCTTCGACGACCCGCGCGGGGGCGAGTCCTTCTTCGGCGCCTATGGCGCGACCAAGGCCTCCCAGATCGCCTTTGCCCGCAGTTGGCAGGCGGAAAACCAGCGCATCGGCCCCCGCGTCGTTATCGCCACGCCCAAGCCGATGCCGACCGCCATCCGCGGCCGCTTCTTCCCCGGCGAGGACCGTTCAGCCCTGACCCCCTGCCGGACCGAGGCCGACCGCATCCTGTCGGAACTGGCGATCTGA
- a CDS encoding aminotransferase class V-fold PLP-dependent enzyme: MTGLRDDGHSHVDPDGLMEFSVVFTDRSLNHMSKKFQQVMRDISDIACEVYGADGVALVPGGGTFAMESVARQFARDANALIVRNGWFSFRWTQILDAADFDAEAQVQAARPDGNQPRPAYAPAPIEDVVTEIARTRPAVVFAPHVETSAGLILPDDYIAALADAVHEVGGLMVLDSIASGAIWVDMRALGVDVLISAPQKGWSASPAAGLVMFSGRGLERLEATTSDSFALDLKKWRAIMKAYEDGGHAYHATLPTDALVTLRDAMVETREMGFEAAREAQWDLGRKIRAALAERGIRSVAAEGYAAPGVVVSYTDDPDIRSGRKFAEKGMQIASGVPLQVGEGPEFSTFRLGLFGLDKLKDVDGTVARLTKVLDEVLAG; this comes from the coding sequence ATGACGGGATTGCGCGACGACGGACACAGCCATGTCGACCCCGACGGGCTGATGGAGTTCTCGGTCGTCTTCACCGATCGCAGCCTCAACCACATGTCGAAGAAGTTCCAGCAGGTCATGCGCGACATCTCGGACATCGCCTGCGAGGTCTATGGCGCCGACGGCGTGGCGCTGGTGCCTGGTGGCGGCACCTTTGCGATGGAATCGGTCGCCCGCCAGTTCGCGCGGGACGCCAATGCGCTGATCGTGCGGAACGGCTGGTTCAGCTTCCGCTGGACGCAGATCCTCGATGCCGCCGATTTCGACGCCGAGGCACAGGTGCAGGCCGCGCGTCCCGACGGGAACCAGCCGCGCCCGGCCTATGCGCCGGCGCCCATCGAGGACGTGGTGACCGAGATCGCCCGCACCCGACCCGCCGTGGTCTTCGCACCCCATGTGGAAACCTCGGCCGGGCTGATCCTGCCCGACGACTATATCGCCGCGCTGGCGGATGCCGTGCATGAGGTCGGCGGGCTGATGGTGCTGGATTCCATCGCCTCGGGCGCAATCTGGGTGGACATGCGGGCGCTTGGCGTGGACGTGCTGATCTCGGCCCCGCAGAAGGGGTGGAGCGCCTCGCCCGCGGCCGGGCTGGTGATGTTCTCGGGCCGCGGGCTTGAGCGGCTGGAGGCCACGACCAGCGACAGCTTCGCGCTGGACCTGAAGAAGTGGCGCGCAATCATGAAGGCCTATGAGGACGGCGGCCACGCCTATCATGCGACCTTGCCGACCGACGCGCTGGTGACCCTGCGCGATGCGATGGTGGAAACCCGCGAGATGGGGTTTGAGGCCGCGCGTGAGGCGCAATGGGATCTCGGCCGCAAGATCCGCGCGGCGTTGGCGGAACGGGGCATCCGCTCGGTCGCGGCCGAGGGCTATGCGGCGCCGGGGGTGGTCGTCAGCTATACCGATGATCCCGACATCCGCAGCGGCAGGAAGTTCGCCGAGAAGGGCATGCAGATCGCGTCGGGGGTGCCGCTGCAGGTCGGCGAGGGGCCGGAGTTCTCGACCTTCCGGCTAGGGCTCTTCGGGCTGGACAAGCTGAAGGACGTGGACGGCACTGTGGCGCGGCTGACGAAGGTGTTGGACGAAGTGCTGGCGGGATAA
- a CDS encoding thiamine phosphate synthase: MTEDAPQLYLIAPALIAAPDLGPRLSAVLDAHPVACLRLPGAGDEAELGRIADLARDIAHARDVAVVIEDHVALALRHGLDGVHLTGGARAVRYARKELGADAIVGAFCGASRHEGMNAAEAGADYVSFGPCGPTALGHGEPAGLDLFQWWSEMIEVPVVAEGALDAALIRQIWGVADFIALGPEIWSADDPATALSALWPE, from the coding sequence ATGACCGAGGACGCGCCGCAGCTTTACCTGATCGCCCCGGCCCTGATTGCCGCCCCGGACCTCGGGCCGCGGCTGTCGGCGGTGCTGGACGCCCATCCCGTTGCCTGCCTGCGCCTGCCGGGCGCCGGGGACGAGGCCGAACTGGGCCGCATCGCAGATCTGGCCCGCGACATCGCCCATGCCCGCGACGTGGCGGTGGTGATCGAGGATCACGTCGCCCTGGCGCTTCGCCACGGGCTGGACGGCGTTCACCTGACGGGCGGCGCGCGCGCAGTCCGCTATGCGCGGAAGGAACTCGGCGCCGATGCCATCGTCGGGGCATTCTGCGGCGCCTCTCGGCACGAGGGCATGAACGCGGCCGAGGCCGGGGCCGACTACGTCTCTTTCGGCCCCTGCGGCCCGACGGCGCTGGGACATGGAGAGCCGGCCGGCCTTGACCTGTTCCAGTGGTGGTCCGAGATGATCGAGGTGCCGGTCGTGGCCGAGGGCGCGCTTGACGCCGCGCTGATCCGCCAGATCTGGGGGGTGGCCGACTTCATCGCCCTGGGGCCGGAAATCTGGTCCGCCGACGATCCCGCAACAGCGCTTTCGGCGCTCTGGCCCGAATGA
- a CDS encoding carboxypeptidase M32 — protein MISENAAMNALLAFQRQTEALSSVAERLSWDQETMMPRGAVEQRSEEMAAIEAVLHERRTDPRIGEWLDAADPQTENEERILALIGRDHARANAIPADLATELARQTSLGQGIWAGARANEEPADFLPTLDQILVLKQDQAHALVAAGFGGGDPYDALLDDYEPGTTQAEIASLFEAMRPRLVQLREAVLGAPDQPAPLEGRFPQEGQMRLARACATGFGYDWTRGRMDIAVHPFSSGRWQDSRITTRIVETDPFNCIYSTIHEVGHSGYEQGVDPDHAFTPLGRGVSMGVHESQSRLYENQMGRSRAFTGWLFQRMSDMMGGLSVPDADAFYRTVNRVTPGHIRTEADEVQYNLHIMMRFDLERDLIAGRLSTDDLEEAWNDRFLRDFGVAVDRPSNGVLQDVHWSVGLFGYFPTYALGNVYAGALNAAMREAVPDLDEALARGDATPGTEWLRENLQRHGGLYEPAALVEQAVSGPVTPEPLLDYLEGKFGAIYGL, from the coding sequence ATGATTTCGGAGAATGCAGCGATGAATGCCCTTCTGGCCTTTCAGCGCCAGACCGAGGCGCTGTCTTCGGTCGCCGAGCGGCTGTCATGGGACCAGGAAACCATGATGCCACGCGGCGCGGTCGAGCAGCGGTCCGAGGAAATGGCCGCGATCGAAGCCGTCCTGCACGAGCGCCGCACCGATCCCCGCATCGGCGAATGGCTGGACGCCGCCGACCCGCAGACGGAAAACGAGGAGCGCATTCTCGCGCTAATCGGCCGCGACCATGCTCGGGCGAACGCAATTCCCGCCGATCTCGCGACAGAACTCGCGCGGCAGACGAGTCTCGGGCAGGGGATATGGGCCGGGGCGCGGGCCAACGAGGAGCCGGCGGACTTCCTGCCGACGCTGGACCAGATCCTCGTGCTGAAGCAGGATCAGGCCCATGCGCTGGTGGCCGCGGGCTTCGGCGGTGGCGACCCTTACGACGCGCTGCTGGATGATTATGAACCCGGCACCACGCAGGCCGAGATCGCGTCCCTGTTCGAGGCGATGCGCCCCCGGCTGGTGCAGTTGCGCGAGGCTGTGCTGGGCGCCCCCGACCAGCCCGCGCCGCTGGAAGGGCGCTTCCCGCAGGAAGGTCAGATGCGTCTTGCCCGCGCCTGCGCGACGGGCTTCGGCTATGACTGGACGCGCGGGCGGATGGACATCGCGGTGCATCCCTTCTCCAGCGGGCGCTGGCAGGACAGCCGGATCACCACGCGGATCGTGGAAACCGACCCTTTCAACTGCATCTATTCGACCATCCACGAGGTCGGCCATTCCGGCTATGAGCAGGGGGTCGACCCCGACCACGCCTTCACCCCGCTGGGGCGCGGCGTGTCCATGGGCGTCCATGAAAGCCAGAGCCGGCTTTACGAGAACCAGATGGGCCGCAGCCGCGCCTTCACCGGCTGGCTGTTCCAGCGGATGAGCGACATGATGGGCGGGCTGTCGGTGCCCGACGCTGACGCCTTCTACCGCACCGTGAACCGGGTAACGCCCGGCCATATCCGCACCGAGGCCGACGAGGTGCAGTACAACCTGCACATCATGATGCGCTTCGACCTGGAACGCGACCTGATCGCCGGAAGGCTCTCCACCGACGATCTGGAGGAGGCGTGGAACGACCGCTTCCTGCGCGACTTTGGCGTGGCGGTGGACCGGCCCTCGAACGGGGTTTTGCAGGATGTCCACTGGTCGGTCGGGCTGTTCGGCTATTTCCCGACCTATGCGCTGGGGAACGTCTATGCCGGCGCCCTGAATGCGGCCATGCGCGAGGCGGTGCCCGATCTGGACGAGGCGCTGGCCCGCGGCGACGCGACACCGGGGACCGAGTGGCTGCGCGAGAACCTGCAGCGCCACGGCGGGCTTTACGAACCCGCCGCGCTGGTCGAGCAGGCGGTCAGCGGCCCGGTCACGCCCGAGCCGCTGCTGGACTATCTGGAAGGAAAGTTCGGGGCGATCTACGGCCTGTAA
- a CDS encoding type 1 glutamine amidotransferase, with protein MRIGILKTGQSPEVTRAEHGDYDDMFERLLAGRGFTFDSYHVEELDFPASVHAAQGWLITGSRHGVYENHPFIARLEDFIRDAFAAEVPMVGVCFGHQIIAQAMGGRVVKHPGGWRVGANDYVIGGQPMVLNAWHQDQVVDLPPGATVAGTNEFCQAAALIYDHRAFTVQPHPEFRDGFIDGLIDHRGGPVPDELLDRARARRGQADPLALADRIEAFFKNPQTTAEGLT; from the coding sequence ATGCGGATCGGCATCCTGAAGACTGGCCAGTCGCCCGAGGTGACGCGGGCCGAACACGGCGACTACGACGACATGTTCGAGCGGCTGCTGGCCGGGCGCGGCTTCACCTTTGACAGCTATCACGTCGAAGAACTGGACTTCCCCGCAAGCGTCCATGCCGCCCAGGGCTGGCTGATCACCGGATCGCGCCATGGGGTTTACGAGAATCACCCCTTCATTGCCCGGCTGGAAGATTTCATCCGCGACGCCTTTGCGGCCGAGGTGCCGATGGTCGGCGTCTGCTTCGGCCACCAGATCATTGCGCAAGCAATGGGCGGGCGCGTGGTCAAGCATCCCGGCGGCTGGCGCGTGGGCGCGAACGATTATGTCATCGGCGGCCAGCCGATGGTGCTGAACGCCTGGCACCAGGACCAGGTGGTGGACCTGCCTCCCGGCGCTACGGTGGCCGGCACCAACGAGTTCTGCCAGGCCGCCGCGCTGATCTATGACCACCGCGCCTTCACGGTGCAGCCCCACCCCGAGTTCCGCGACGGCTTCATCGACGGGCTGATCGACCATCGCGGCGGCCCTGTCCCCGACGAGCTGCTGGACCGCGCCCGCGCCCGCCGGGGGCAGGCGGATCCCCTGGCGCTGGCAGACAGGATCGAGGCGTTCTTCAAGAACCCGCAGACGACCGCGGAAGGCCTGACCTGA
- the ctaA gene encoding heme A synthase has protein sequence MAKRPIFEEVSTATPSARPVANLIDTAPKGARGAIRVWLIVLFVLVAAMIALGGATRLTGSGLSITEWKPVTGALPPSGAAAWEAEFAKYQQIPQFREDNPTMDLSGFKRIYWWEWSHRQLGRAVGLVWAVGFLFFWLTKRIPPGWTPRLLILGGLGALQGAIGWWMVASGLVEGMTAVASYRLATHLGLAFAILGLIAWYVFHLDRPEAQLIRARRAGEPKLFSMTTGLMHLTFVQILIGALVAGIDAGRQYTGWPTMGGEWIPAAIWDPALGWRNFFENAATVQFTHRMVAYLLAIFAVVVWMRSRRSPHPVTRGAFTVMIAAVAFQIVLGIVTVMRGAPLGEALAHQFGAVALFVLIIRARHHARYPYETSVRGTIR, from the coding sequence ATGGCCAAGCGCCCGATTTTCGAGGAGGTGTCCACCGCGACGCCTTCCGCCCGACCCGTCGCCAACCTGATCGACACCGCCCCCAAGGGTGCGCGCGGGGCGATCCGCGTCTGGCTGATCGTCCTTTTCGTGCTGGTCGCCGCAATGATAGCGCTGGGGGGCGCCACGCGGCTGACCGGCTCGGGCCTGTCGATCACCGAATGGAAACCCGTCACCGGCGCGCTGCCGCCCAGCGGTGCGGCAGCGTGGGAGGCCGAGTTCGCCAAATACCAGCAGATCCCGCAGTTCCGCGAGGACAACCCGACAATGGACCTTTCAGGGTTCAAGCGCATCTACTGGTGGGAATGGAGCCACCGGCAGCTCGGCCGCGCCGTGGGCCTCGTCTGGGCGGTGGGCTTCCTGTTCTTCTGGCTGACAAAGCGCATCCCGCCGGGCTGGACGCCGCGTTTGCTGATACTGGGCGGCCTTGGCGCGCTGCAGGGCGCCATCGGCTGGTGGATGGTCGCCTCGGGGCTGGTCGAGGGGATGACGGCGGTCGCCTCATATCGCCTCGCGACGCATCTTGGACTGGCCTTCGCCATCCTCGGGCTGATCGCGTGGTATGTGTTCCACCTGGACCGGCCAGAGGCGCAACTTATCCGCGCCCGCCGGGCCGGAGAGCCGAAGCTGTTTTCCATGACCACCGGCCTGATGCACCTGACCTTTGTGCAGATCCTGATCGGCGCCTTGGTCGCAGGGATCGACGCAGGGCGGCAATATACCGGCTGGCCGACAATGGGCGGCGAATGGATTCCGGCCGCCATCTGGGACCCCGCGCTCGGGTGGCGCAACTTTTTCGAGAACGCGGCGACTGTGCAGTTCACGCACCGTATGGTGGCCTATCTTCTGGCGATCTTCGCCGTGGTGGTCTGGATGCGCTCGCGCCGCTCGCCCCATCCGGTGACACGCGGCGCCTTCACGGTGATGATCGCGGCGGTCGCCTTCCAGATCGTGCTGGGCATCGTCACGGTGATGCGCGGCGCGCCCTTGGGCGAGGCGCTGGCGCACCAGTTCGGCGCGGTGGCGCTGTTCGTCCTCATCATCCGGGCGCGGCACCACGCCCGTTATCCTTATGAAACCAGCGTCAGGGGGACGATCCGATGA
- a CDS encoding tripartite tricarboxylate transporter substrate binding protein, whose protein sequence is MTLTLTRRVLMGTALAFGLAGAAAAQDFPTRSIELVIPFAAGGSTDVVGRIVADRMSQELGQQIIVQNVGGAGGSLGASQVAKADPDGYTILMGTVATHALNPLILKRKPYDAVEDFAPVSLLVLVPNVLAVNPALPVNTVQELIDLAKAEPLAYASSGNGTPLHLSGELFKSMADLDITHIPYQGSGPALTDVLGNQVPVIFDNLPSASSHISSGKLKALGVTTAERAPSFPDVPAISETLPGYETYSWNALFAPAGTPPEVVEVLANAAKAAMADPKVAERMAEFSAEIVASGPEELGEHVKAEMAKWEPVVVEAEVSLD, encoded by the coding sequence ATGACCCTGACCCTGACCCGCCGTGTCCTCATGGGCACGGCGCTCGCCTTCGGGCTGGCGGGAGCCGCCGCCGCGCAGGATTTCCCCACCCGCTCGATCGAGCTGGTGATCCCCTTCGCCGCGGGCGGCTCGACCGACGTGGTGGGCCGCATCGTCGCCGACCGCATGAGCCAGGAGCTTGGCCAGCAGATCATCGTGCAGAACGTCGGCGGTGCGGGCGGCAGCCTGGGCGCGTCTCAGGTCGCCAAGGCCGACCCGGACGGCTACACCATCCTGATGGGCACCGTCGCGACCCACGCGCTGAACCCGCTGATTCTCAAGCGCAAGCCCTATGACGCGGTCGAGGATTTCGCCCCCGTCTCGCTTCTGGTGCTGGTGCCGAATGTGCTGGCGGTGAACCCCGCCCTGCCCGTCAATACCGTGCAGGAACTGATCGATCTCGCCAAGGCCGAGCCGCTGGCCTATGCCTCGTCCGGCAACGGCACGCCCCTGCACCTGTCGGGCGAGCTGTTCAAGTCGATGGCGGATCTGGACATCACCCACATCCCGTATCAGGGCTCGGGTCCGGCGCTGACGGACGTGCTGGGCAACCAGGTGCCGGTGATCTTCGACAACCTGCCCTCGGCGTCCAGCCACATCAGCAGCGGCAAGCTCAAGGCGCTGGGCGTTACCACGGCCGAACGCGCACCCTCCTTCCCCGACGTCCCCGCCATCTCGGAAACGCTGCCGGGCTACGAGACCTATAGCTGGAACGCCCTTTTCGCCCCCGCCGGCACCCCGCCCGAGGTGGTCGAGGTGCTGGCCAACGCCGCCAAGGCGGCCATGGCCGACCCCAAGGTCGCCGAGCGCATGGCCGAGTTCTCGGCCGAGATCGTGGCCTCCGGCCCCGAGGAACTGGGCGAGCACGTCAAGGCCGAGATGGCCAAGTGGGAACCCGTCGTGGTCGAGGCCGAAGTCAGCCTCGACTGA
- a CDS encoding glutamine synthetase family protein, translating into MSDWLTQIPQPARDYVEGRRLDEIECIVPDMAGVARGKAMPASKFARQESFYLPNSIFLQTITGEWADNPAGAFTEPDMVLVPDFDTVSAAPWTADVTLQVIHDVFDQQGRPVPMAPRNVLKRIVGLYAERGWRPIVAPEMEFFLVARNIDPNQPIQPPMGRSGRRAAAKQAYSLSAVDEYGKVIDDIYDFAEAQGFEIDGILQEGGAGQVEINLAHGDPVKLADEIFYFKRLIREAALRHDCFATFMAKPIEGEPGSAMHIHHSVIDVATGRNIFSDEKGRETPEFLHFIAGMQSHLPAAIALLAPYVNSYRRYVPDFAAPINLEWGRDNRTTGLRVPISAPEARRVENRLAGMDCNPYLGFAASLATGYLGLVQGANPRAECLGDAYISEDELPTNIGDALDEMVASEPMGEVLGSEFLAVYEAVKRNEYKEFLQVISPWEREHLLLNV; encoded by the coding sequence ATGTCAGACTGGCTGACGCAGATCCCCCAACCCGCCCGCGATTATGTCGAGGGCCGACGGCTCGACGAGATCGAGTGCATCGTTCCCGACATGGCGGGCGTCGCCCGCGGCAAGGCCATGCCTGCATCCAAGTTCGCGCGGCAGGAAAGCTTCTACCTGCCGAACTCGATCTTCCTGCAGACGATCACGGGGGAATGGGCCGACAACCCGGCCGGAGCCTTCACCGAGCCCGACATGGTGCTGGTCCCGGATTTCGACACCGTTTCGGCCGCGCCCTGGACGGCCGACGTGACCCTGCAGGTGATCCACGACGTCTTTGACCAGCAGGGGCGGCCGGTGCCGATGGCGCCGCGCAACGTGCTGAAGCGCATCGTCGGCCTTTACGCCGAACGCGGCTGGCGCCCCATCGTGGCGCCCGAGATGGAGTTCTTCCTCGTCGCCCGCAACATCGACCCGAACCAGCCGATCCAGCCGCCGATGGGCCGCTCGGGCCGTCGCGCGGCGGCCAAGCAGGCCTATTCGCTTTCGGCGGTGGACGAATACGGCAAGGTGATCGACGACATCTACGACTTCGCCGAGGCGCAGGGCTTCGAGATCGACGGCATCCTGCAGGAAGGCGGCGCGGGGCAGGTGGAAATCAACCTGGCCCACGGCGACCCGGTCAAGCTGGCCGACGAGATCTTCTACTTCAAGCGCCTGATCCGCGAGGCCGCGCTGCGCCACGACTGCTTCGCCACCTTCATGGCCAAGCCCATAGAGGGCGAGCCGGGCTCGGCCATGCACATCCACCACTCGGTGATCGACGTGGCAACGGGCCGCAACATCTTTTCCGACGAAAAGGGCCGCGAGACGCCCGAGTTCCTGCATTTCATCGCCGGAATGCAAAGCCACCTGCCCGCCGCGATCGCGCTGCTGGCGCCTTACGTCAACAGCTATCGCCGCTATGTCCCGGACTTCGCCGCGCCCATCAACCTTGAATGGGGCCGCGACAACCGCACGACAGGACTGCGGGTGCCGATCTCGGCGCCCGAGGCGCGGCGAGTGGAAAACCGGCTGGCCGGGATGGACTGCAACCCTTATCTAGGCTTCGCGGCCTCGTTGGCGACGGGCTACCTTGGGTTGGTGCAAGGGGCGAACCCGCGCGCCGAATGCCTGGGCGATGCCTACATATCCGAGGACGAACTGCCCACGAACATCGGCGACGCGCTGGACGAGATGGTGGCGTCCGAACCCATGGGCGAGGTGCTGGGGTCCGAGTTCCTGGCCGTCTACGAGGCCGTCAAGCGTAATGAATACAAAGAGTTCCTGCAGGTTATCAGCCCTTGGGAACGCGAGCATCTGCTGCTGAACGTGTAA
- a CDS encoding FMN-binding negative transcriptional regulator — MYVPPLFAEDRPEVLAALMGAHPLATLVSLGPQGLTANLIPFLHDTNGGILRAHLARANRQLDDLREMQETGRQVLVLFQGAQAYVSPSWYATKAETGKVVPTWNYLAVEIRGVPRVIDDPAWLRAQVGALTDRHEAPQQTPWSVGDAPPPFVAAQLRGIVGVEIPVAHVTGKWKASQNRSLPDRQGVIAGLAAQDNPMAGIVPGA; from the coding sequence ATGTATGTGCCCCCGCTCTTCGCCGAGGACCGGCCCGAGGTGCTGGCCGCGCTGATGGGCGCCCATCCGCTGGCCACGCTGGTCAGCCTGGGGCCGCAAGGGTTGACGGCGAACCTCATCCCCTTCCTGCACGATACGAACGGCGGCATCCTGCGCGCGCATCTCGCCCGCGCGAACCGGCAGCTTGACGATCTGCGCGAGATGCAGGAGACGGGCCGGCAGGTGCTGGTGCTGTTCCAGGGTGCGCAGGCCTATGTCTCGCCCAGCTGGTATGCGACCAAGGCGGAAACCGGCAAGGTGGTGCCGACCTGGAATTATCTTGCCGTCGAGATCCGGGGCGTGCCCCGCGTCATCGACGATCCCGCGTGGCTGCGCGCGCAGGTGGGCGCGCTGACCGACCGACACGAGGCCCCGCAGCAGACCCCTTGGTCGGTCGGGGACGCGCCCCCGCCCTTCGTCGCGGCGCAACTGCGCGGCATCGTCGGAGTTGAGATTCCGGTGGCGCATGTTACCGGCAAGTGGAAGGCCAGCCAGAACCGCAGCCTTCCTGACCGGCAGGGCGTGATTGCCGGGCTTGCCGCGCAGGACAACCCGATGGCCGGGATCGTTCCCGGCGCCTGA
- a CDS encoding RNA methyltransferase has protein sequence MTEISMPQPVVILVRPQMGENIGAAARAMLNFGLTGMRLVDPRDGWPNPRAVAMASGAAGQVLDRAQVFPTLAEAMFDVDHAYATTARGRELTKPVHTPATAMAEARGLVAEGGRVALIFGPERAGLENDDIARANAIVTVPVNPEFPSLNLAQAVLLMGYEWGRDALPAQPAPAAKRPPGEIPATRLEIERLADHWEEKLTEARFFFPPEKAAPMRLTLRNLWSRLPLTRADVQILHGMVRQLTWKSRAD, from the coding sequence ATGACCGAGATCTCCATGCCGCAGCCCGTCGTAATCCTGGTGCGCCCGCAGATGGGCGAGAACATCGGGGCCGCCGCCCGCGCGATGCTGAACTTCGGCCTGACCGGGATGCGGCTGGTCGATCCGCGCGACGGCTGGCCCAATCCGCGCGCCGTGGCCATGGCATCCGGCGCGGCGGGGCAGGTGCTGGACCGCGCGCAGGTATTCCCGACGCTGGCCGAGGCGATGTTCGACGTCGATCACGCCTATGCCACCACGGCGCGAGGACGGGAATTGACGAAGCCCGTCCATACGCCCGCGACGGCGATGGCCGAGGCCCGCGGGCTTGTGGCCGAGGGAGGCCGTGTGGCCCTGATCTTCGGACCGGAACGCGCGGGGCTGGAGAACGACGACATCGCGCGGGCCAACGCCATCGTGACCGTCCCGGTGAACCCGGAGTTTCCGTCGCTCAATCTCGCGCAGGCGGTTCTGCTGATGGGCTATGAATGGGGCCGCGACGCCCTGCCGGCCCAGCCCGCCCCTGCCGCCAAGCGCCCGCCGGGTGAAATCCCGGCGACCCGGCTGGAGATCGAAAGGCTCGCCGACCACTGGGAGGAGAAGCTGACCGAGGCGCGGTTCTTCTTCCCGCCGGAAAAGGCCGCGCCCATGCGGCTGACGTTGCGGAACCTGTGGTCGCGCCTGCCGTTGACCCGCGCCGATGTGCAGATCCTGCATGGCATGGTGCGGCAACTGACGTGGAAAAGCCGCGCGGATTGA